The following are encoded together in the Cicer arietinum cultivar CDC Frontier isolate Library 1 chromosome 2, Cicar.CDCFrontier_v2.0, whole genome shotgun sequence genome:
- the LOC101503808 gene encoding cytochrome P450 71D10-like translates to MELLEAFFNITFMASILFLVVLIKIVKRRSCNNVTINLPPGPWTLPFIGNIHHIMSHSLPHHCFKNLAEKYGPLMYLKLGEVPYIIISSPEIAKEIMKTNELNFCDRPNLLLSTLFSYNATDIAFSVYGEHWRQLRKICVVELLSAKRVKSFRSKREEEVSDLINSIFRNEGSVVNLTQKISSMTYGIMARTTFGKKHKHQQKFISAIGEITCLLGGICIADLYPSIKILQKVSGAKTKLEKLCIETDEILQDIINDHKNNQKETNKDEDLVDVLIKIQQENENSQHPFTDDNMKAVIQDMFGAGGETTATTVLWGMSEIIKNPKVMEEAQIEVRNVFDGQGYVDETELHKLIYLKSVIKETLRLHTPAPLLVTRESRERCQINGYDIPAKTRVIVNAWAIGRDSKYWVKAESFEPKRFLNSLIDFNGTNFEYIPFGAGRRICPGITFALPNIELPLAQLLYHFDWKLPCGIKNEELDMIELFGITVGRKNDLCLIPTSRRL, encoded by the exons AAAAGAAGGAGTTGTAACAATGTCACTATCAATTTACCACCAGGACCATGGACACTTCCCTTCATTGGAAACATACATCACATTATGAGCCATTCACTGCCTCATCATTGCTTCAAAAATTTGGCAGAGAAATATGGACCTTTAATGTACCTAAAACTAGGAGAGGTAccatatataataattagttCACCCGAAATAGCCAAAGAGATTATGAAAACAAATGAACTGAACTTTTGTGACAGACCAAATCTTCTTTTGTCTACACTATTTAGTTATAATGCTACTGATATTGCATTCTCTGTATATGGAGAACACTGGAGGCAACTAAGAAAAATATGTGTTGTAGAATTATTAAGTGCAAAGCGTGTCAAATCATTTAGATCAAAAAGAGAAGAAGAGGTGTCAGATCTTATTAAttcaatatttagaaatgaAGGATCAGTTGTTAATCTTACCCAAAAGATTTCCTCAATGACATATGGGATAATGGCACGAACAACTTTTGGGAAAAAGCACAAACACCAACAAAAGTTCATATCAGCAATAGGAGAAATAACGTGTTTGTTGGGAGGGATTTGTATTGCAGATTTGTATCCTTCTATTAAAATTCTTCAAAAGGTGAGTGGTGCAAAGACCAAACTTGAAAAACTTTGTATAGAGACTGATGAGATATTGCAAGACATCATAAATGATCACAAAAACAATCAGAAGGAAACAAATAAGGATGAAGATCTGGTGGATGTTCTTATCAAGATTCAACAAGAAAATGAAAACTCACAACATCCCTTTACAGATGACAATATGAAAGCAGTCATCCAG GATATGTTCGGCGCTGGTGGCGAAACAACGGCAACGACTGTGTTATGGGGGATGTCTGAGATAATAAAGAATCCTAAGGTAATGGAAGAAGCACAAATTGAGGTAAGAAATGTTTTTGATGGACAAGGGTACGTGGATGAGACAGAGTTACACAAGTTGATATACTTAAAATCTGTCATCAAAGAAACACTTAGGCTACATACTCCTGCACCATTGTTAGTTACAAGAGAAAGTAGAGAGAGGTGCCAAATTAATGGATATGATATCCCAGCTAAGACTAGGGTCATTGTCAATGCTTGGGCCATTGGAAGAGATTCAAAGTATTGGGTTAAAGCTGAGAGTTTTGAACCAAAGAGGTTTCTTAATAGCCTAATTGATTTCAATGGTACCAACTTTGAATACATACCTTTTGGAGCTGGAAGGAGGATATGTCCAGGAATTACATTTGCTTTACCCAACATTGAACTGCCTCTAGCTCAATTACTTTACCATTTTGATTGGAAGCTTCCATGTGGAATAAAGAATGAAGAATTGGATATGATTGAGTTATTTGGGATCACTGTAGGAAGAAAAAATGACTTATGCTTGATTCCTACTTCTCGTCGTCTTTGA
- the LOC101503354 gene encoding uncharacterized protein: MEALVCCSLPSLVSVKTRNIVTHNCSLTVRKSCDFWVKNEGTTRRRRTRVGVVSMSDVTTTFIDSAPVDITWQIVVGTIAGITPFVVAGIEFSKRIMAQKKCEVCGGSGLVFRDKNYFRCPECGGFLPWQSWKRFFSG; the protein is encoded by the exons ATGGAAGCATTAGTTTGTTGTTCTTTGCCTTCCTTAGTTAGTGTGAAAACTAGGAACATAGTCACACATAATTGTTCCTTAACAGTTAGAAAAAGTTGTGATTTTTGGGTTAAGAATGAAGGAAcaacaaggagaagaagaacAAGGGTAGGTGTTGTGTCTATGAGTGATGTAACTACAACATTTATTGACTCTGCTCCAGTAGATATCACATGGCAAATTGTTGTTGGAACCATAG CTGGGATTACACCTTTTGTGGTGGCTGGGATTGAATTTAGCAAGAGAATT ATGGCTCAAAAAAAATGTGAGGTGTGTGGAGGATCTGGACTTGTTTTTAGAGATAAGAACTATTTCCGTTGTCCAGAATGTG GTGGATTTCTTCCTTGGCAGTCATGGAAAAGATTTTTCTCAggttaa